In the genome of Longimicrobium sp., the window CGACAACGTACCTCGTGGAACCATCGAGCGAGGCGAGGTGAAGTTCGAGATCGTGGGGGAGCGCGAGCGCGGTGATGATGACGAACAGCTTCCGCGCGCGTACCTGGTACGCCGGGGCGAGACGCTCGTGGGGATGGTCGATCGCACGCATCCGGGCATCATCCGCGTTTCGCCGTCGCTGCCGCGCGAGGAACAGGACCTGGTCGCGGCCACGCTGATGGCGCTGCTGATGCAGCGGAAGCTGATCGAGTCGTAGGCTGATGGAGACGCCCGCCACCCCCCGCGCTCCCATCGTGAAGATCCGGCGAGTCACGGCGGCGTACTTCGCGTTCCAGGGCGTGGCGATCGTCGCCTGGTGGATCGTGCTGTGGCGGGTTCCGTCTGTCCGCGGGTGGTTCGAGGCGCCAGGCTGGACGGAGTCGTCCCTCCTCGCGTTCTGGGTGCCGGACCTGGTGATCGGCGGCGCGGGATCGATGCTCGCCGCGTGGCTGGTATTGCGCGCCAGCCGGTGGGCGGGCGCGGCGCTCTGGCTAGTCGCGGGCGCGATGCTTTACGCCACCCTCTACTGCGTCGCAGCGTCGTTCGCGGCCGGCGGCGCGTGGCTGAACGTGGCGCTGATGACGCCCGCGGCGCTCGCGAGCCTGGCCCTCGCCGGCCTGAACGCGCTTCCCGCCGGTCGGCTCATGCGCCCCGCCGCGCCCGCGAGCGCCGGGCAGAACGTCGCACGCACGCTCGCGCAGTGCACCGTCGTATGGGGCGTGACGCTGGCGCTGCTGCCTGCGCTGCTGCTGATCGTCGACAGGCACTTCCGTCTGCCGCGGCTCGCATTGCCGGCGCAGCTCGGGATCTCGATCGCGATCTTCATCGCGTTCAGCGCGCTGAACCTCTGGACCGGAATGACCCTCGCGATGCGTGGCGAGGGCACGCCGCTGCCGCTGGAGGCGCCGCGTCGCCTGGTGATCTCCGGTCCGTACGCGTGGGTTCGGAATCCCATGGCGGTGGCGGGGCTGGGGCAGGGGATGGCCATCGCGCTCGCGTACGGATCGTGGCTGCTGATGGCGTACGTGATCGCGGGCGGCCTGCTGTGGAACTCCGGCCTGCGCCCGCCGGAGGAACGCGACCTGCTGGACCGCTTCGGCGCGGAGTACGAGACGTATCGCCGCGCCATCCGCTGCTGGATTCCGTCCCTGCGACCGTACCGAACTGCCAGCAGAACGGCGGGCGCCTTCCCGATCACCCTCGAAGAAACGAGCATCGGTCGATGAGTGCATCCCACAAGCCCGAGGGCTACAGCACGGTTTCGCCCTACCTGATCGTCGATGGCGCGAGCGAGACCATCGAGTTCGTCGTCCGCGTGTTCGACGGCGTCCCGTTGCGCCAGTTCGCGGACGAGTCCGGAAAGCTGGTCCATGCAGAGGTGCGCATCGACGACACCGTGGTGATGGTGGCGGATGCGGTGCAGGGGTGGCCGCCGGTGCCGTCGCACGTGCACATCTACGTGGCGGATGTGGATGCGACGTATCGGCGGGCGCTGGAGGCCGGCGCATCCTCCGTCCAGGAGCCGGTGCAGCGGGACGATCCGGACAAGCGCGGTGGCGTGAAGGACGCCGGTGGCACCACGTGGTGGATCGCCACGAAGGTGGGCTGAGCCCTCGATGAGTGACGACGCCCTCGGCCGGGTGCGCCGCATCTGCCTGGCGCTTCCCGAGGCGTTCGAGCAGGAGGCGTGGGGCCACCCGACGTTCCGCGTGCGGAAGCGGATGTTCGCCATCTATTCCGATTCGATGGACCCGGACGGGCCACCTCGCCCGGGCCTGCGCTGCAATGCGCCGCTGGGCGTTCAGGGCTACCTGGTGAGCTCCGAGCCGGAGAAATACTACGTGCCTGCGTACGTCGGCGGCAAAGGCTGGGTGGGCGTGTTCGTCGAGGCGTGCAGCGACGACGAGATCCGGGGCTTGGTGATCCAGGCCTACTGCATGATCGCCCCGAAGCGTCTCCAAGCGCTGGTGGCCGAGTAGAAGCCCTACGCGTCGTCCTCGTCGGTCTCCGCGAGGTTCAGCCCCGGGCCGAGTCCCCTGGCGTCGGCCCACTCCAGCGCCGCGCGATAGGCCTGCTTGAGGTCGTCCCTGAACTCGAGGATGGCCTCGGCGGTGCCGCGGTCCATCGGCAGGCCGTTCTCCGGACCTTTGCGGCTCAACTCCAGCGAAGTCGTCGCGATCGCCACGAACGCGCCGAACCGGAACTCCAGCATCTCCAGCAGCCGCAGCGGCGACGCGAGGCCGCCCTGTTCACTTCGCGTCCTCATCGCCGATCCTCCTCGCTGTCCCTTGTAGCGCGATAGGGCGCGCCCTACCTTGTCCAGTGTACATTCTGTCAAAGCGATCAAAGTGACCAGGCTAGTTTAGGCCTGAACCGCCGGAGAGTCAATGCCCCCCGGTGAGCCGCGCATTTCCGTGCGCGTGCTGCGGCAGGCCGCACGCGAAGCGATGGAGCGCACCTCGTCGCGCTCCGTCGCCCGGGATGTGGACATGTCGCCCCTGGGCCTGCGCGAGTTCATCGCCGGCGCCGAGCCAAGAAGCGCGACGATCCGCAAGCTGACGGCGTGGTACATCCGCCAGCGCGAACACGGGAGCGACGCGCCGGTCGATGCAGAAACCGCCGAGGCCGCCATCGCGTTCCTGCTGGAGCACATCTCGTCGCAGCATCGGAATGAGGTCCGCATGGCTGTGATCGGGTTGATCGACAGCGAGGGAAAGCGTCGTGGCGCGGTAGAGCCGGCGTGGTTAGCGGAAATCCGAGATCCCGCGCCGGGGGCACGTGAGAACAGCTGAATCCTGGTGCGCGTACCTCCCACATCCGTACGAGTAGGAATACGCCTTGGAGGATTGATGAACGACGTCCAAGTTTTTGATCGTCAGAAGTTTCGTAAGACCTTCCGCGCGACGCGGGAGCGGCTGGGGCTTACGCAGTCAGCTTTCGCCAATTTGCTTGGCATTAATCAGGGCTATGTGAGTAAGCTGGAATCTGGGAAGCTCGTGCCTCGCCTGCCCTACATGGTGAAAATCACTTCAGCATTGAATCTCCCGCTTCACGAATTCGCTCCTGATCTGAAGCCGAGTGCCTCCCCTGCCTCCACACGGTATTACTCCTTGTATGTCATTTATGGTGAACCGGATGAATCCTTCACACGCGCTCTCGATACGTCTCTACAAGCAAAGGGAGTCACCACATGGTTTTTTCCTGACGCGGGAGTGTACGGGCGGCGGCTTCACAGGACGATGCTTGAAGGCGTGAATGAGCATGATCGAGTTCTGGTCATCTGTTCCAAGGCTGGCCTAACGCGCTCGGGCGTGCTGAATGAGATCGAGCTAGTGCTTGCTCGCGAGGCAAGGGAGGGTGGCACAGAAATCCTCATTCCCATCACGCTCGATGATTTCGTGTTTGACGAATGGTCCCCGGAGCGCCACGACATCGCTGTACAGATCCGTGATCGCGTGGTGGGAGATTTTCGCAACAAGGTGCCTGGCTCTGACGAGTTCGTCGCTCGCGTGAATAGGCTTTTAGACGCGCTACAGCGGCCTTAAAACCTGGGAATCTCTTGCGGATCGCTGATCGGCTGCTCGTCGTCGGTGGGGTGCTCACGGCCGGGGCGGCCCTGCTGCACGTTGGCATCATAATCGGCGGTCCCGACTGGTACCGCTTCTTCGGGGCGGGCGAGCGCATGGCGCGGATGGCGGCGCGCGGCTCCATGCAGCCGGCGCTCGTCACCGCCAGCATCGCTGCGCTCCTCGCTGTGTGGGCGCTCTACGCGTTTTCGGGCGCGGGTGTCATCCGCCGCCTCCCGTTCCTGCGCCTGGCTCTGACGCTGATTGCGGCGGTGTACCTGGCCCGCGGCCTTTTCGGCGTTCCAGCCGTGATGCTCGTGGATGACGTGTACACGAATCAGTTGAGGGCGAAGCTGACGTTCATGGTGGTCAGTTCCGCCATTTGCATCGTGCTGGGCGTGTGCTATGCGATTGGTGCCGCGCAGGCCTGGAAGACGGCACCTGCGCTTCGTCCCGAGTAGCCGAGTCTGGCGCAACCGAACGGCCGTGGCTGAGCAGGATCAGCCGCGGCCTTCTTGTTTGTACCTTGCTGCTGCAGGCCTGATTCGCCGCTCCTGCCCATCGCCCCCGACAACAAGACCCTTGCGCAATCCACTACTCCCGATGTAGTGTTGCGCACGAGTACATCACCGCAGCACGGGACTGTGATGCTGATCAACCTGGACCCACGCGACGCACGGCCGCTGTACCTCCAGATCATGGACGAGGTACGGCGCGCGCTCGTGGTGGGCACGCTCCGGCCGGAAGACCCGCTTCCCTCCGTCCGCGAGCTGGCCGCCGAACTGGTGGTGAACCCGCGGACGGTGTCGCAGGCCTACCACGAGCTGGAGCGCGAGGGCGTGGTGTACGTGCGCCGCGGCCAGGGAACGTTCGTGTCCGCCGGCGCCCAGGCCAACAGCGAAGAGCGGCAGGCGCTCGTTCGCGCGGTGGCCAGGCGGGCGCTGCTGGAGGCGCGGCGCAGCGGGGTGGACGTGGAGGAACTCGTGACGATGATGCGCGAAGTGGCGGCCCAGGAAGAGGCCGCCGCCAACCAGGGAGCCGAGGCATGAGCCCGTCGATCCACTCTGAGCCAACACCGGGCGCGTTCGCGGTGGCCACGCATGGTCTTGTCAAGCGGTACGGGCGCGAGACGGCGCTCGGCGGCATGGACCTGCGGGTGCCCGAGGGCGCGGTGTACGTGCTGGTGGGCGCCAACGGCGCGGGAAAGAGCACCACGTTCAAGATCCTGATGAACCTGGAGCGCGCCGACGCCGGCACGGCCACCGTCTTCGGATTGGACAGCGCCGAAGACGGGCCGCGGGTGCGCGCGCAGATCGGCTACGTGCCGGAGCACCACGCGCAGAGCTACCGCTGGATGACGTGCGGCCGCGTGCTGCAGCATGCCGCGGCGTTCCATCCGTCGTGGGACGCCGGGTACGCCGATCACCTGTCCCGCAGCCTGGGCCTGCGGCTGGACCGGCGGATGGGCGGGCTTTCCAAGGGCCAGACGCGGCGCGTGCAGCTGGTGCTGGCCCTGGCCCATCGCCCGCCGCTGCTGCTGCTGGACGAGCCCACCGACGGGCTGGACCCCGTCGTCCGCCGGCGCACGCTCACGCTGCTCGCCGAGCACCTGGCCGACACGCCCACGACCGTCCTCGTCTCCACCCACCACGTGCACGAGCTGGATACCCTGGCCGACCACGTGGGGGTGCTGAACGAGGGACGGCTGGTGGCGCAGATGCCCCGCGAGGACCTGCAGCGCACCGTCCGCCGCTACCGCATGGAGGTGCCCGAGGGATGGGTGCCGCCGCCCGAGCTCCAGCCCGGGGAGCTGCGCCGCTCCCGCGCCGGCCGCGACGCGCAGTGCACGCTGGTGGGCGAGGAGCGGAACGTGGTGGAGCGGCTGGCGGCGAGCGGCGCGAACGTGCGCGACGTGCTGCCGCTGCAGCTGGAAGACGCGGCGCTGGCCTTTCTGCCCGACGAGGTGACGCAATGACGGACCTGGCCCTTCATTCCACGCCCGGGCTGCGCGTCGTGGCCTGGGAGCAGGTCCGCGCGGTGGGCCTTTCCCTGCGGCTGCCGGCACTCGCCGGGCTCGCACTGCTGGTGCTGGCGACGCTGTTCGTCGGGGGCGAGGTGGTGCGGCACGGCGCTCGGATCGGCTTTCATCCCGAGCGGTGGATGCTGCCGGGGGTGCTCGGCGCGCTGCTGCCCCTGGCCGTCTGGTTCGGCGAGGACCGCTTCGGCGGCGCGTTCCTGTGGACGCTCCCCGTGGACCGCCGCGCCCACGCGCTCGCCAAGGTGTTCGGCGGATGGGTGTGGCTGATGGCCGCCATCGCCGTGTTCGTCCTGTGGCTGCTCGTGTTCGCGCTGCTTTCCGGCGGCAACGTGCTGGGCGCGGAGACGCTTCACATGGCCACCCCGGCCACCAGCCTGCAGGCGTTCGATCCGGCCACGCTCCGGACCGTACAGTGGGTGCCGCAACCCGTGCTGTGGCTGGTGCCGTTCACCGCCGCGACAGGCACCTACCTGCTGGCCAGCGCCCTGGTCCTGGGCCCGCGCCAGCCCTGGCGGTGGGTGGCCGGGACCATCGCGGCCTTCTTTCTCCTGACCATCGCCATGGAAACGTCCACCACCCCGTGGCTGCGCGGCCCGCTTTCGGACGTGCTGGAGGCCGTGTTGTTCGGCCCGTACGGGCTGGAGGGGCTGCTGATCGCGCACACGGAGGCGCTCCGGGTGGAAGCCGACGTCCGCCCCAACCAGGCGATCATCTACTGGCAGGCTCTTCCCGACCCGGGTGGCTGGGCCGCGGCCACGCTGGTCTGGCTGGCCGCCGGCGCCGCCGCGCTCTGGGCCGCCGCCTCGCGCCACCGCGAGCGACGACGCCCCTGACTCCTCTCTCCTGAAACACTTCCGACCCTTCCGGGGCGTCGCCGCCATGGCGACGCCTACCCGGCCGCGTCCTTACCGCAGGGATGGCATCCATGGAACTGACGATCCGCGACCTCTCGAAGACCTACGCCAACGGCGTGCAGGCCCTGAAGAACGTCAATCTCACCATCCCGCGCGGCATGTTCGGGCTGCTGGGACCCAACGGGGCGGGAAAGTCCACGCTCATGCGCATTCTGGCGACGCTGCAGGAGCCCGATTCCGGCACCGCGCACCTGGGCGAGATCGACGTCGTGAACCAGAAAGACGAGCTGCGGAAGACGCTGGGCTACCTGCCGCAGGAGTTCGGCGTGTATCCCGGCGTGACGGCGGAGCGGCTGCTGGACCATTTCGCCGTGCTGGAGGGCATCACGCAGCGCGCGTCGCGAAAGGCCGTCGTCGAGGCGCTGCTGCGGCAGACGAACCTGTGGGATGTGCGCAGGCAGAAGCTGGGCGGATACTCCGGCGGCATGCGGCAGCGCTTCGGCGTGGCCGTGGCCCTGCTGGGCAATCCCACGCTGCTGATCGTCGATGAGCCCACGGCGGGGCTGGACCCGGCGGAGCGCGTGCGCTTCCTGAACCTGCTTTCGGAGCTGGGCGAGAGCGCCGTTGTCATCCTCTCCACGCACATCGTGGAAGACGTGAGCGAGCTGTGCACGCGCATGGCCATCATCAACCGTGGCGAAATCCTGCTCAAGGCCGAGCCGCTGCGGGCCATCGACCAGCTGCGTGGGCGCATCTGGCGGAAAGTGATCGCGCGGAGCGAGCTGGTCGGTGTGGAGGAGGCGTTCCCGGTGATCTCCACCAAGCTCCTGGCCGGGCGGTCCGTCGTGCACGTGTACGGCGAGGTGCAGCCGGAGCCAGGCTTCGACGCGGTGGAGCCGGACCTGGAAGACGTGTACTTCAGCACCATGGCCGGCCACGTGGGTCCGCGCGCGGAGCGGCAGCTGGTGGAGGCGGCGTGATGAAGCTCTGGGAAGTTTTCCGCTTCGAAATCGGCCACCAGGCGCGCCGCTACAGTACCTGGGCGTACGCCGCGGCCCTGCTGGCGCTCGCACTGCAGATGGCGACGGAGGTGTACATCGCCGGCGCGCGGGACGGCCTCTACCTGTACAACGCGCCGTTCGTCATTGCGTCCGTCACCCTGATGGGAAGCATGCTGGGGCTGGTGTCCGCCGCGGCGCTGGCGGGCGATGCGGCCGCCCGCGACGTGCAGCTGCGGATGCATCCGCTCTTCTACAGCGCGCCCGTCGGCAAGGGCGCGTACCAGGGCGGGCGGTTCCTCGCCGCGTTCGCCCTGAACGCGCTGCTCCTGCTCGCCATTCCCCTCGCCGTGCTGCTCGCGGCGCCGCTGTGGGGGCTGGAGGCGGAGTTCAGGGGCCCGTTCCGCATCGGCGGCTACGTGGGTGCGTACCTCGCCATCGCCCTGCCGAACGCCTTCGTGGCCACGGCGCTCGGCTTTGCGCTCGCCGCCCTCACCCGTCGCGCCGTCGCGAGCTACCTGGGCAGCGTGCTCCTGTTCTTCGCGATGATGTTCAGCTGGCAGTTCCTGGCCGCGCAGATGGGCCGCTGGCAGCTGGCGAAGTACCTGGACCCCATCGGCATCACGGTGCTGAGCGAGGCAGGCAAGTCGTGGACGGCGGCGGAGAAGAACACGCTCTACATCGGATTGCAGCCGTCGCTCATCACCAACCGCCTCCTGTGGATGGGGATCGCGATGGCCGCGCTCGCCATCACGTACCTGCGCTTCCGCTTCGCGCATCCGCCGGTGGGTGGCCGCTCGCGCCGGGCGATGCGCGCCGCGGAGGCCGTCGGGGCCACGCCCAGTGCGCCCGTCGTGGTGCCGATCGTCCCGCGTGCGTTCGGCGTCCGGACGCGTCTCCACCAGGTGCTCGCCGTCGCCGCGGAGTCGTTCCGGCTGATCGTGACCAGCTGGGGCGGCGCCGCGCTCGCGTTCCTCACCATCGTCCTGGTGCTGACCGGTCCGGAGTGGATGGAGCACATGGGCGTGCCGCTGGTCCCCACCACGGACCTGGTCGTCGGGCCCCTGGGCGACTTCGGCGAGCCCATCTGGATGATCATCCCCGTGATGATCGTCTTCTACGCGGGCGAGCTGGTGTGGCGCGAGCGCGAGGCCGGCCTGGGCGAGATGGCCGATGCCGTGCCGGTGCCGGACTGGGTGTCGTTCGTGGGCAAGTTCGCCGGCTTGGCGCTGGTGCTCGCCGCGCTCCAGGTGCTGATGATGGCCGGCGCGATGCTCGTGCAGGCGAGCCTGGGCTATCGCGACTTTCAGCTTGACCTGTACGTGCGCATCCTCTTCGGGCTGCAGCTGGCGGATTACCTCCTGTTCGCCCTGCTCGCGTTCGTCATCCACGTGGTCGTGAACCAGAAGTACGCGGGCCACCTGGCGCTGGTGATGGCGTACGCAGTGATGGCCTTCGGCCCGTCGATGGGGATGGACAACCACCTGCTCGTCTACGGCTCCGATCCGGGGTGGTCGTACTCGGACATGCGCGGCTTCGGGGCGTTACTGGGCCCCGTGGTCGTCTACAAGCTGTACTGGGCGGCGTGGGCGCTGATGTTCGGGGTCGCGGCGCGGCTGCTGTGGGTGCGGGGCAGGGAAGCGGGATGGGTGTCGCGGATGCGAGTGGCGCGGCGCCGGTTCACGCATCCGGTCGCCCGCGTGGCGGCGGTGGCGATGGCGTTGATCCTGGGGCTGGGCGGATTCGCGGCGTACAACACCTACCTGCTGAATGACCACGAGTCCGATTCCGCCGCCACCGCCGCGCGTGCCGAGTACGAGCGGCGCTACGGGCGATACGAGGGCGTCGCGCAGCCGCGCCTGACTGCCACGCACCTGCACGTGGAGATCCATCCCGGCCGGCGCGAGGTGGAGATCCGCGGCAGCTACCGCCTGGTGAACGCGGGCGCGGTGCCGATCCGATCCGTGCACGTGGCCACGGCCTCGGAGGTGGAGACCGGGACCATCGGGTTCGATCGGCCGGCCACGCGCAGGCTGGCGGATGAGCAACTGGGGCACCGGATCTACGCGCTCGCGCAGCCGCTGCAGTCGGGAGACTCGCTGGAGATGCGCTTCTCCATCCGCCATGCCCCGCGCGGGTTCAGCGACGACGATGCGGTGGCGGTGAACGGCACGTACTTCATCGGCCGCGATTGGCTTCCCGCGATCGGCTATCAGCCCGGCCGCGAGCTGGCGAACGCGGCGGACCGGCGGGCGCACGGCCTCGCGCCCCGGCCCGTCCGCGCGCCGGGCGACGTGGCCGCGCGGATGGAGCTGCCGGAGCCGCGGATCGGGTTCGAGGCCATCGTCGGCACGGCTGCGGGGCAGACCGCCTTCGCGCCCGGCACGCTGCGGCGCACGTGGATGAAGGATGGGCGGCGCTACTTCCACTACTCCACCGACGCGCCCATCCGGAACGACTTCGCCATCTTCTCCGCCCAGTACGCCGTGCGCCGCGGCCGGGCGGGCGGCGTGGACGTGGAGGTGGTCCACCATCCCGGGCACGCGTGGAACGTGGATGGGATGGTCCGCGGGCTGGCCGCGTCGCTGGAGTACCACACGAAGCACTTCGGGCCGTATCCGCACGCCCAACTCCGACTGGTGGAGCACCCCGGCGACGGGCTCTCGCTGCACGCGTACCCCATCAACATCAGCTACCAGGAGAAGTTCGCGCTGATGGACCCGCGGCACGACGCGCGGGAGGTCGACTTTCCGTTCGCCATCGTGGCGCACGAGGTGGCGCACCAGTGGTGGGGCAACCAGGTGATGCCCGCACGGGTGGATGGCGCCCCGCTGCTGAGCGAAAGCCTGGCGTGGTACTCGGCGCTGGGCGTGGTGGAGGCGACGTACGGCCCCGAGCACCTGCGCCGCCTGCTGGGATTGATGCGCGAGGCCTACCTGAC includes:
- a CDS encoding isoprenylcysteine carboxylmethyltransferase family protein; the protein is MKIRRVTAAYFAFQGVAIVAWWIVLWRVPSVRGWFEAPGWTESSLLAFWVPDLVIGGAGSMLAAWLVLRASRWAGAALWLVAGAMLYATLYCVAASFAAGGAWLNVALMTPAALASLALAGLNALPAGRLMRPAAPASAGQNVARTLAQCTVVWGVTLALLPALLLIVDRHFRLPRLALPAQLGISIAIFIAFSALNLWTGMTLAMRGEGTPLPLEAPRRLVISGPYAWVRNPMAVAGLGQGMAIALAYGSWLLMAYVIAGGLLWNSGLRPPEERDLLDRFGAEYETYRRAIRCWIPSLRPYRTASRTAGAFPITLEETSIGR
- a CDS encoding VOC family protein encodes the protein MSASHKPEGYSTVSPYLIVDGASETIEFVVRVFDGVPLRQFADESGKLVHAEVRIDDTVVMVADAVQGWPPVPSHVHIYVADVDATYRRALEAGASSVQEPVQRDDPDKRGGVKDAGGTTWWIATKVG
- a CDS encoding MmcQ/YjbR family DNA-binding protein, which translates into the protein MSDDALGRVRRICLALPEAFEQEAWGHPTFRVRKRMFAIYSDSMDPDGPPRPGLRCNAPLGVQGYLVSSEPEKYYVPAYVGGKGWVGVFVEACSDDEIRGLVIQAYCMIAPKRLQALVAE
- a CDS encoding TIR domain-containing protein; translation: MNDVQVFDRQKFRKTFRATRERLGLTQSAFANLLGINQGYVSKLESGKLVPRLPYMVKITSALNLPLHEFAPDLKPSASPASTRYYSLYVIYGEPDESFTRALDTSLQAKGVTTWFFPDAGVYGRRLHRTMLEGVNEHDRVLVICSKAGLTRSGVLNEIELVLAREAREGGTEILIPITLDDFVFDEWSPERHDIAVQIRDRVVGDFRNKVPGSDEFVARVNRLLDALQRP
- a CDS encoding GntR family transcriptional regulator gives rise to the protein MLINLDPRDARPLYLQIMDEVRRALVVGTLRPEDPLPSVRELAAELVVNPRTVSQAYHELEREGVVYVRRGQGTFVSAGAQANSEERQALVRAVARRALLEARRSGVDVEELVTMMREVAAQEEAAANQGAEA
- a CDS encoding ABC transporter ATP-binding protein, with the translated sequence MSPSIHSEPTPGAFAVATHGLVKRYGRETALGGMDLRVPEGAVYVLVGANGAGKSTTFKILMNLERADAGTATVFGLDSAEDGPRVRAQIGYVPEHHAQSYRWMTCGRVLQHAAAFHPSWDAGYADHLSRSLGLRLDRRMGGLSKGQTRRVQLVLALAHRPPLLLLDEPTDGLDPVVRRRTLTLLAEHLADTPTTVLVSTHHVHELDTLADHVGVLNEGRLVAQMPREDLQRTVRRYRMEVPEGWVPPPELQPGELRRSRAGRDAQCTLVGEERNVVERLAASGANVRDVLPLQLEDAALAFLPDEVTQ
- a CDS encoding ABC transporter ATP-binding protein — protein: MELTIRDLSKTYANGVQALKNVNLTIPRGMFGLLGPNGAGKSTLMRILATLQEPDSGTAHLGEIDVVNQKDELRKTLGYLPQEFGVYPGVTAERLLDHFAVLEGITQRASRKAVVEALLRQTNLWDVRRQKLGGYSGGMRQRFGVAVALLGNPTLLIVDEPTAGLDPAERVRFLNLLSELGESAVVILSTHIVEDVSELCTRMAIINRGEILLKAEPLRAIDQLRGRIWRKVIARSELVGVEEAFPVISTKLLAGRSVVHVYGEVQPEPGFDAVEPDLEDVYFSTMAGHVGPRAERQLVEAA